A window of Marispirochaeta aestuarii contains these coding sequences:
- a CDS encoding HD-GYP domain-containing protein — protein MEGSHDNIERELEECRRAYRKRTGQFTKLLKQSKEMTANLRLNFDGIVHLLGDVISQASPLMGGHTKRTAALARSIAQAMRLNPDRRRLVFYAASLHDLSLAGREQNWLDEENRDWLDHPDRSADLIAVVKNLGRIAATVRSHHEYYNGEGFPRGLRGEEIPLESRIITAALSYDRSVALRKVPVDTTLENMEAGGRFDPQVLEHLSSIIRSEDERRRRGDRLILLEELTPGMELADDLILANGLVLYPRGTILDEETRTRIINFDGMFPKSGLIRVYGAGQ, from the coding sequence ATGGAAGGGTCCCACGACAACATCGAAAGGGAACTTGAGGAATGCCGCAGGGCATACCGAAAGCGCACCGGTCAATTCACAAAACTCCTGAAACAGTCGAAGGAGATGACCGCCAACCTGCGCCTGAACTTTGACGGTATCGTGCATCTTCTGGGAGATGTAATCAGCCAGGCTTCCCCTTTAATGGGAGGACACACAAAGAGGACCGCGGCCCTTGCCCGCAGCATTGCCCAGGCCATGCGCTTGAATCCGGACCGCAGACGGCTTGTCTTCTACGCCGCCAGTCTCCACGACCTGAGTCTTGCAGGCAGGGAGCAGAACTGGCTCGACGAGGAGAACCGGGATTGGCTTGACCATCCCGACCGCAGTGCAGATCTTATAGCAGTGGTAAAGAACCTGGGAAGAATTGCAGCAACGGTAAGGTCTCATCACGAATACTACAACGGAGAAGGCTTCCCCAGAGGGCTCAGGGGCGAAGAGATCCCCCTGGAAAGCAGAATAATTACCGCCGCCCTCAGCTATGACAGAAGTGTTGCCCTCAGGAAGGTCCCGGTGGATACAACTCTTGAGAACATGGAGGCAGGCGGCCGCTTCGATCCCCAGGTGCTGGAACATCTTTCTTCCATTATACGAAGCGAAGACGAGCGTCGTCGCAGGGGAGACCGATTGATACTGCTGGAGGAACTGACCCCTGGAATGGAGCTCGCCGACGATCTGATTCTCGCAAACGGTCTGGTTCTGTATCCAAGGGGTACAATTCTGGACGAGGAGACCCGTACACGGATCATCAACTTCGACGGCATGTTTCCGAAATCCGGCCTGATCCGGGTTTACGGGGCAGGACAGTAA
- a CDS encoding metallophosphoesterase, with protein MKEEILSSIKDRETFKRIEKIYTTAPVRKLSDEDKIVIFSDLHMGNRRRVDDFRGNSELFYRLLKDYYWPRGYTLILNGDIEELQKFNMPVIRKRWNEVFKLLEDFHSAGRLIKIIGNHDLELSTGRFDSINADLLEALRYDYKGQTIFLLHGHQAADIFHRYNDFVGFMAKYLAYPLGIKNRTAAHNSKRKYTVERRIYRFSYLKKIVSIIGHTHRPLFEGLNKRDSLRFSIERLLRNYPEMDEKEKTFARSQILVLKDELENLENREKNSPESSFYHSEDLVLPNLFNSGAVIGKHGATGLEIERGNIRLVHWFDESVRSRKRYMRDVPAENLPGTTYNRRTIKQDHLEYIFNRITLLGWVESMEEETED; from the coding sequence ATGAAAGAGGAAATACTCAGTTCCATAAAGGATCGGGAAACCTTCAAGCGGATAGAGAAAATCTATACCACCGCCCCGGTGAGAAAACTCAGCGATGAGGATAAAATCGTTATCTTCTCGGACCTGCATATGGGAAATCGACGAAGGGTAGATGACTTTCGCGGCAATTCCGAGCTTTTTTACCGGCTTCTGAAGGATTATTACTGGCCCCGGGGCTACACCCTGATTTTGAACGGGGATATAGAAGAGCTTCAGAAATTCAATATGCCGGTCATCAGGAAACGCTGGAACGAAGTATTCAAGCTGCTCGAGGATTTTCACAGCGCCGGACGACTGATCAAGATCATCGGCAACCATGACCTTGAACTTTCCACAGGGCGCTTTGACAGCATCAACGCCGATCTTCTCGAAGCCCTTCGCTACGATTACAAGGGACAAACCATCTTCCTGCTCCACGGCCACCAGGCTGCGGACATTTTTCACCGCTACAACGATTTTGTGGGCTTCATGGCAAAATATCTGGCTTATCCCCTGGGAATAAAAAACCGGACCGCCGCCCATAACTCCAAGCGGAAATATACCGTTGAACGCAGGATCTACCGTTTTTCCTACCTGAAAAAGATCGTCTCGATTATCGGGCATACCCATCGCCCCCTTTTTGAAGGCCTCAATAAACGGGACTCCCTGCGTTTCTCCATCGAACGGCTCCTGAGGAACTATCCGGAAATGGATGAGAAGGAGAAAACCTTCGCCCGGAGCCAGATACTGGTTCTGAAGGACGAACTGGAAAACCTTGAAAACCGGGAGAAAAACTCACCGGAATCGAGCTTTTACCACAGTGAGGACCTTGTCCTGCCGAACCTCTTCAATTCCGGGGCAGTTATCGGCAAACACGGCGCCACGGGGCTCGAGATCGAGCGGGGAAACATCCGGCTTGTCCACTGGTTTGACGAATCGGTGCGCTCCCGGAAACGTTATATGCGGGATGTCCCGGCAGAAAACCTGCCCGGCACAACCTATAACCGCCGCACGATTAAACAGGATCATCTGGAATACATATTTAACCGCATAACCCTGCTGGGCTGGGTTGAATCGATGGAAGAAGAGACGGAGGATTGA
- a CDS encoding DUF493 family protein: MQDPADPDYPEGMNDSPQILYPARIMMKVIMSAKETEEENRRRIHDTVAPLGYQPSGFSSRLSRKGRWMSISFFAEVESNSALQKLYQTLAELPGAQVVL; the protein is encoded by the coding sequence TTGCAGGACCCTGCCGATCCGGATTACCCTGAGGGCATGAACGACTCCCCGCAGATTCTCTACCCCGCCCGGATTATGATGAAGGTTATCATGAGCGCCAAGGAGACGGAAGAAGAGAACCGACGGCGTATACATGATACCGTGGCCCCCCTGGGATACCAGCCCTCGGGATTCAGTTCCAGGCTCAGCAGGAAGGGTCGATGGATGAGCATTAGTTTTTTTGCAGAAGTTGAGTCCAACAGCGCCCTTCAGAAGTTGTACCAAACCCTCGCGGAGCTACCAGGCGCGCAGGTTGTTCTCTGA
- a CDS encoding HD domain-containing protein has translation MKDPEEKPGAGVIEKTIRRYYAAGSKAEVILLAHGEAVAAKAQEVARRFPEVETDFDFLYEAAVLHDIGMIETDVPSLGCFGRAPYIHHGIIGRRLLEEQELVRHALVCERHFLTGVSRDDILREGMDLPSRDMLPESWEEKLICYADCFYSKKPGRLKEEKSPERVLKKLPDFCRPVFRQWLVEFREPGLPEVFTASGNVVSMDS, from the coding sequence ATGAAGGATCCTGAGGAAAAGCCGGGTGCCGGGGTGATTGAAAAGACTATCCGCAGGTATTATGCAGCGGGATCAAAAGCGGAAGTGATTCTGCTGGCCCATGGGGAGGCGGTTGCAGCAAAGGCGCAGGAAGTCGCCCGGCGTTTCCCTGAGGTGGAGACGGATTTCGATTTTCTCTATGAAGCTGCCGTGCTTCACGATATCGGCATGATCGAAACGGATGTTCCCTCCCTGGGCTGTTTTGGCAGGGCGCCCTATATTCATCACGGAATTATCGGCCGTCGTCTTCTGGAAGAACAGGAACTGGTCCGGCATGCCCTTGTGTGCGAACGGCACTTTCTGACCGGTGTAAGCCGGGATGACATCTTACGGGAGGGTATGGACCTTCCTTCCCGGGACATGCTGCCGGAAAGCTGGGAAGAAAAGCTGATCTGCTACGCCGACTGCTTTTATTCCAAAAAGCCGGGGCGTCTGAAAGAGGAGAAGAGTCCGGAACGGGTGCTGAAAAAACTGCCTGATTTCTGCAGACCTGTTTTTCGGCAGTGGCTTGTGGAGTTCAGGGAGCCTGGATTACCGGAGGTTTTCACTGCCTCCGGAAACGTTGTTTCCATGGACAGCTGA
- a CDS encoding Cof-type HAD-IIB family hydrolase: MIQLLALDLDDTLLTEDLFISEENRRAVCAAEAAGVTVMLASGRTLFSMRRYGRELDMWGRPGYMIVNNGATVISTHNEDIILDKPLEPALGMEAWEIVRGFGLTMQYYGEGDIYVSGPSEYTERDCLLTGQRWHQVDSFAASLTIPRSKFVIPGDPAVLPGVEKALKAALGDKANIFTSKPYFLEVLRADADKGTALAFVAEELGLGAQQVMAIGDSMNDYGMLSWAGVGVAMSNGKDEIKKIADYVTACSHQDDGVAEAIRRFIPEAFALNEGS; this comes from the coding sequence ATGATACAGTTACTTGCTCTCGATCTGGACGATACCCTCCTGACGGAGGATCTTTTTATAAGCGAAGAGAACCGCAGGGCGGTGTGTGCCGCCGAGGCCGCCGGTGTCACGGTAATGCTCGCATCGGGTCGAACCCTCTTTTCCATGCGGCGCTACGGCCGGGAACTCGATATGTGGGGCCGCCCTGGTTACATGATCGTCAATAACGGTGCAACGGTGATTTCCACCCATAATGAGGATATTATCCTGGACAAACCTCTGGAGCCGGCTCTGGGCATGGAGGCCTGGGAGATTGTGCGGGGCTTCGGGCTGACCATGCAGTACTACGGAGAGGGAGATATCTACGTCTCCGGACCCAGCGAGTATACCGAGCGCGACTGTCTGCTCACCGGACAGCGCTGGCACCAGGTGGATTCCTTCGCCGCGTCCCTGACGATTCCCCGCAGCAAGTTCGTCATTCCCGGGGATCCCGCCGTTCTTCCCGGGGTTGAGAAGGCGTTGAAAGCGGCCCTCGGCGACAAGGCAAACATCTTCACCTCCAAGCCCTATTTTCTCGAGGTCCTTCGCGCTGACGCAGACAAGGGAACCGCTCTGGCCTTCGTCGCGGAAGAACTCGGACTGGGTGCTCAACAGGTGATGGCCATCGGGGACTCCATGAATGATTACGGTATGCTCTCCTGGGCCGGCGTGGGGGTGGCCATGTCCAACGGCAAGGATGAGATCAAGAAAATCGCCGACTACGTGACCGCCTGTTCCCATCAGGACGACGGAGTGGCCGAAGCCATCAGGCGCTTTATTCCCGAGGCCTTTGCGCTGAATGAAGGATCCTGA
- a CDS encoding NAD(P)-dependent oxidoreductase codes for MNSKITVAVEMDYSKKSEGFREELERLKGDDRFEVKVLLGPDSPHSEMVSSAELSGVDYYILMGHRNVGPATLEGNDRLKWIGRFGAGFENVDIDACNKNGVILSNAPYGIREPVAELVLSYILALTTRLPFFNDYIRESSFRDKGKYMTRCIQGSTVGLIGCGGIGQTVARLVAPFSMRVIAYDPYVDRDAVKKLGVELLSLDEVLKSSDYVSLHVPLTDDTRGMLKEDHFRMMKPSAFFINTSRGGIYSDAVLAGILKEGVVAGAGIDVFEDEPDVDSNPLLKCRTAIVTPHIAGAANNTDAIRMVMKQNVDSVFHQVEGRLPDSIVNPEVLEGKVPEDKITPSFNPR; via the coding sequence ATGAACAGTAAAATTACCGTTGCAGTCGAGATGGATTACAGCAAAAAGTCGGAAGGCTTCCGGGAAGAACTCGAGCGTCTCAAGGGGGACGACCGCTTCGAGGTAAAGGTCCTTCTGGGCCCGGACAGCCCCCACAGCGAGATGGTCTCTTCCGCTGAGCTGTCCGGTGTTGATTATTACATCCTCATGGGGCACCGGAATGTGGGCCCGGCCACGCTGGAGGGAAACGACCGGCTCAAATGGATCGGCCGGTTCGGAGCCGGCTTCGAGAACGTGGATATCGACGCCTGTAATAAAAACGGGGTCATCCTCAGCAATGCTCCCTACGGCATACGGGAACCGGTTGCGGAACTTGTTCTCAGTTACATCCTCGCCCTTACCACCCGGCTTCCTTTCTTCAACGACTACATACGGGAGAGCTCGTTCCGGGACAAGGGCAAATACATGACCCGCTGTATCCAGGGTTCCACCGTGGGGCTGATCGGCTGCGGCGGTATCGGCCAGACCGTTGCTCGGCTGGTAGCACCCTTCAGTATGAGGGTGATCGCTTATGATCCCTATGTCGACCGGGACGCCGTTAAAAAGCTGGGTGTAGAGCTCCTGTCCTTGGATGAGGTCCTTAAAAGTTCCGACTACGTGAGTCTGCATGTGCCCTTGACGGATGATACCCGGGGTATGCTGAAGGAGGATCATTTTCGCATGATGAAACCCTCCGCTTTCTTTATCAACACCAGCCGGGGCGGAATCTATTCGGATGCTGTTCTGGCTGGGATTCTGAAGGAGGGAGTTGTTGCCGGCGCGGGAATAGACGTTTTCGAGGATGAGCCGGATGTTGACAGCAATCCTCTACTCAAGTGCAGGACGGCGATCGTTACTCCCCATATCGCCGGGGCTGCGAACAATACCGATGCTATCCGGATGGTTATGAAGCAGAACGTGGATTCCGTTTTCCATCAGGTTGAGGGAAGGCTTCCCGATTCAATTGTGAATCCCGAGGTTCTTGAAGGAAAGGTCCCTGAGGATAAAATAACCCCTTCATTCAATCCCCGCTGA
- a CDS encoding peptidyl-alpha-hydroxyglycine alpha-amidating lyase family protein: MTGNLISDGDFGFRAEFDWAKLPEGWKFLDASDVAVDSRDRVYVFNRGGHPMTVFDRDGNLVDSWGEGLFSRPHGLTIGPDDMLYCADDGDHTVRKCSPDGKVLMTLGVPNKPAEYLSNRPFNRPTKVALEPETGALYIADGYGNARVHKYSADGQLLFSWGDFGTGQGEFNLVHSICTDRDSRVYVADRENHRIQIFDEKGKFITQWNDMHRPCALHITEGSEQLVLIGQLPTSLKVNENYPRIGACISVHDTRGRQLARFGADYAGDEAPDQMYAPHGITMDSRGDIYMGEVSHTFFGSVQVPPQEVRCFRKLKKINI, from the coding sequence GTGACTGGTAATCTAATTAGCGACGGGGATTTTGGCTTTCGTGCTGAGTTTGACTGGGCTAAACTCCCGGAGGGGTGGAAATTTCTCGACGCGTCGGACGTGGCCGTCGATTCACGGGACCGCGTCTATGTGTTCAATCGCGGAGGGCACCCGATGACCGTCTTCGACAGGGATGGAAACCTTGTCGATTCCTGGGGCGAGGGGCTCTTCTCCCGTCCCCACGGATTGACCATCGGTCCTGACGACATGCTGTATTGTGCGGATGACGGGGATCACACGGTGCGGAAGTGTTCACCCGACGGAAAGGTCCTGATGACCCTCGGGGTGCCGAATAAACCGGCTGAGTATCTGAGCAACCGGCCTTTCAACCGGCCTACCAAGGTCGCTCTGGAACCCGAAACAGGGGCTCTCTATATTGCCGACGGTTACGGCAATGCCCGGGTCCACAAGTACTCTGCTGACGGGCAGCTGCTTTTTTCATGGGGAGATTTCGGTACGGGGCAGGGAGAGTTCAACCTGGTTCATTCGATCTGTACCGACAGGGATAGCCGTGTGTACGTTGCGGACCGCGAGAACCACAGAATACAGATCTTTGATGAAAAGGGAAAATTCATTACTCAGTGGAACGACATGCACCGTCCCTGCGCGCTGCATATTACCGAGGGGTCGGAGCAGCTGGTTCTGATCGGTCAGCTGCCGACCTCGCTCAAGGTCAACGAAAACTATCCCCGTATCGGGGCCTGTATTTCCGTTCACGACACCAGGGGCAGGCAGCTGGCGCGTTTCGGCGCGGATTACGCAGGGGACGAAGCCCCGGACCAGATGTATGCTCCCCACGGGATCACCATGGATTCCCGGGGCGACATTTACATGGGAGAGGTTTCCCATACCTTCTTCGGGTCGGTACAGGTCCCTCCGCAGGAAGTAAGATGTTTTCGCAAGTTGAAGAAAATAAACATATAA
- the rph gene encoding ribonuclease PH — translation MRNIHFETDYIKNPAGSCLASFGDTRVICTATIESKVPPFLEGKGTGWLTAEYAMLPGSTGGGRKRRDGAKRDGRGVEISRLIGRSLRAAIDLASLGETSIVIDCDVLQADGGTRTAAISGGWVALYRALQKLAEIQGTSGPEAYLLGQVAAVSVGIVDGELICDLDYYHDSRAAVDMNVVMRDGSLVEVQGTGEKNVFEREALNRLLDSAEEGIARIREAQRRALGIS, via the coding sequence ATGCGAAATATCCACTTTGAAACCGACTACATCAAGAACCCCGCGGGCAGCTGCCTGGCCAGCTTCGGGGATACCAGGGTGATCTGCACCGCTACAATTGAATCGAAGGTGCCCCCTTTCCTGGAAGGCAAGGGGACCGGCTGGCTCACCGCTGAGTACGCCATGCTTCCGGGAAGTACCGGAGGCGGCCGAAAACGACGGGACGGAGCCAAAAGGGACGGCCGGGGGGTGGAAATAAGCCGCCTTATCGGGCGGTCCCTCCGGGCAGCGATAGACCTTGCATCCCTGGGAGAGACGAGCATCGTCATAGACTGTGACGTTCTGCAGGCCGACGGGGGCACACGCACTGCTGCCATATCCGGCGGATGGGTCGCCCTTTACAGGGCCCTTCAGAAACTGGCGGAGATCCAGGGAACAAGCGGTCCGGAGGCCTATCTCCTGGGTCAGGTAGCTGCGGTAAGCGTTGGCATTGTCGATGGAGAGCTGATCTGTGATCTGGACTACTACCATGATTCCCGGGCAGCGGTGGACATGAATGTAGTAATGAGGGACGGCTCCCTGGTGGAAGTCCAGGGCACCGGGGAAAAGAACGTCTTTGAACGAGAGGCCCTGAACCGACTGCTCGATTCCGCGGAGGAAGGGATAGCCCGAATACGCGAAGCCCAGCGAAGAGCCCTGGGAATCTCCTGA